The Salvia splendens isolate huo1 chromosome 21, SspV2, whole genome shotgun sequence genome includes a window with the following:
- the LOC121783672 gene encoding acyl-protein thioesterase 2-like, with protein MSFNSSAGGGQSSRTTYEFGRTHVIRPKGRHQATIIWLHDLGDKGSSWSQQLESLPLPNVKWICPTAPTRPVSLFGGFPCTAWFDAQDLSEDAPDDLQGLDASAAHVANLLSTEPANIKLGIGGFSMGAATALYSATCHIFGQYSNRNPYLVNLSCVIGLSGWLPCSRMLRNRIERSNETVSRAASLPILLCHGSGDDVVAYKHGENSARTLSSAGFQNLMFRSYGGLGHYTTQEEMDEVCRWLAARLGLQGS; from the exons ATGAGCTTCAATAGCTCTGCAGGGG GTGGCCAATCATCTCGGACAACATATGAGTTTGGAAGGACTCATGTCATCAGGCCAAAAGGGAGGCATCAAGCAACAATAATTTGGCTACATGATCTTGGTGATAAAGGGTCGAG CTGGTCTCAGCAATTGGAAAGCCTTCCTCTTCCGAAT GTAAAGTGGATATGCCCAACTGCTCCTACTCGTCCAGTTTCTTTATTTGGGGGATTTCCTTGCACGGCTT GGTTCGATGCACAGGATCTTTCAGAGGATGCACCGGACGATTTACAAGGATTAGATGCATCAGCAGCACATGTTGCTAATCTCCTATCAACAGAGCCTGCCAACA TCAAACTTGGTATTGGTGGCTTTAGTATGGGTGCTGCCACTGCTCTTTACTCCGCCACATGCCACATTTTTGGTCAATACtcaaatagaaacccgtacttAGTTAACTTGAGCTGTGTTATCGGCCTCAGCGGCTGGCTTCCATGTTCCAG GATGTTAAGGAACCGAATCGAAAGGTCCAATGAGACTGTAAGTCGTGCAGCATCATTGCCCATTTTGCTTTGTCATGGATCTG GGGATGACGTTGTGGCTTATAAACACGGAGAAAACTCTGCACGTACATTAAGTTCAGCTGGATTCCAAAACCTAATGTTTAGATCATATGGAGG GCTCGGGCATTACACCACCCAGGAAGAGATGGATGAAGTTTGTCGCTGGTTAGCTGCACGATTGGGGCTTCAGGGATCGTAA
- the LOC121784616 gene encoding cytochrome P450 71D95-like, with amino-acid sequence MDLTTTLLLLTTFLFFLIKQWTKPKPSKPHPNLPPSPPKLPGIGHIHLLVGDLPHKALQRQAKKHGPVMHLQLGEVPAVVISSREATKEVLKAQDPSCADRPESIASKILWYDYTDIAFSAYNDYWRQMRKICIVELLSSKNVKSFGYIRRDESSRLMKSLEASSGNAIDLTDKIFTFTSTITCRAAFGKVMTDREGLIALFKEAVAMAGGFELADLFPSWKLFSVLSWSKYKLWRMRGKLDLILDGIIDEHKRKQSGEFGGEDIVDVLIRMQKTGELKFPITTDNIKAVIFDMFVAGTETSSTTTVWAMAELLRNPHVMEKAKAEVRGAFQGKAAVEESDVHELKYLKLVIKETFRLHPPIPLLPRQTREECKAGGYAIPNKTKVMFNVWSMGRDAKYWDEPEVFRPERFENSPKDFIGNDFEYIPFGAGRRICPGLNFGLANIELPLAKMLYHFDWKLPKGMTSDGLDMSEGEGLTVSRKAPLIIIPQLCNPTN; translated from the exons ATGGATCTCACAACCACTCTCCTTCTCCTCACaaccttcctcttcttcctaaTCAAACAATGGACCAAACCAAAGCCCTCCAAACCCCACCCGAACCTGCCTCCGAGCCCGCCCAAGCTCCCGGGGATTGGCCACATCCACCTTTTAGTGGGAGATCTCCCCCACAAAGCCCTGCAGCGCCAAGCAAAGAAACACGGCCCCGTGATGCACCTCCAGCTCGGGGAGGTCCCCGCCGTGGTGATCTCATCACGGGAGGCCACAAAGGAGGTGCTCAAGGCGCAGGACCCGTCCTGCGCGGACCGGCCCGAGAGCATCGCCAGCAAGATCCTTTGGTACGACTACACCGACATCGCATTCTCCGCCTACAACGACTACTGGCGCCAGATGCGGAAGATCTGCATCGTAGAGCTCCTCTCCTCGAAGAATGTCAAGTCCTTCGGCTACATCAGGCGGGACGAATCGTCCCGCCTGATGAAGTCTCTAGAAGCTTCTTCGGGAAATGCGATTGATTTGACGGACAAAATCTTCACCTTCACCAGCACCATCACCTGCAGAGCTGCGTTCGGGAAGGTGATGACCGATCGCGAAGGCCTCATTGCTCTGTTCAAGGAGGCCGTCGCCATGGCCGGCGGTTTCGAGCTTGCTGATCTCTTCCCGTCGTGGAAGCTCTTCAGCGTCCTCAGCTGGAGCAAATATAAACTGTGGAGAATGCGCGGGAAGCTCGATTTGATTCTCGACGGAATCATCGACGAGCATAAGCGGAAACAGAGCGGCGAATTCGGCGGAGAAGACATTGTCGACGTTCTGATCAGGATGCAGAAAACCGGAGAGCTCAAATTCCCCATCACTACCGACAACATCAAAGCTGTGATTTTC gacATGTTCGTGGCGGGGACGGAGACGTCGTCGACGACGACGGTGTGGGCGATGGCGGAGCTGCTGAGGAACCCGCACGTGATGGAGAAGGCGAAGGCGGAGGTGCGGGGGGCGTTTCAGGGGaaggcggcggtggaggagagCGACGTTCACGAGCTTAAATACTTGAAGTTGGTGATTAAAGAGACGTTCAGGCTGCACCCTCCGATTCCGTTGCTGCCGCGGCAGACGAGAGAGGAATGCAAGGCCGGTGGATATGCAATTCCGAACAAAACGAAGGTGATGTTCAACGTGTGGTCGATGGGGCGGGATGCGAAATACTGGGACGAGCCGGAGGTGTTTCGGCCGGAGAGATTCGAAAACAGCCCGAAGGATTTTATTGGGAATGATTTCGAGTACATTCCGTTCGGGGCGGGCCGGAGGATCTGCCCCGGGTTGAATTTCGGGCTGGCGAATATTGAGCTGCCGTTGGCGAAAATGCTGTACCATTTCGACTGGAAGCTGCCGAAGGGAATGACGAGTGATGGTTTGGATATGAGTGAGGGAGAAGGCCTTACTGTTTCTAGAAAGGCACCGCTTATCATTATTCCGCAGCTCTGCAATCCTACCAACTAA
- the LOC121783409 gene encoding uncharacterized protein LOC121783409 isoform X1 produces MKFKKGEKVEVLNHKEIPVSWHVAEILSGFGYAYLVKYDSCPGMSSEHKVETVSKACVRPCQPLMQGVEDHVAGDVVEIFHEYAWKAAAILNVVQGKRETKCRKISIRATAVQKRYKVRLLGCSIESIVDGSNIRMKQTWQDGKWIICEKSSQGVGDITASKPSTSIFHKNVNFKITLPKARASQKNCFNDLDETRFMEFHHDSRFLNRLSPCGSTTNELHYGPSHKLQAIEKDGRKQRLDAAAAPDRKAGSVSYPRKILGEKNIHASLKIIPSASNQKARVDINDVPGIRQMRLNSSNSDNACSVGSCSGGTDRSPNNIDIPSIHLVSRETDAVDSDADSGHASEFERICNSLPPREEVGTSIRRLELQAYRRTLEALYASGPLSWEQETMLTNLRIMLHISNDEHLKELKHLISANTTGQVGGIMLDLLPWLKADTMVCKTMQSSSTFKLLFLWRWCPIPAVSLHYCFIIIHNCIYSAEDYYFFGRIRGTRFTFMFHVEFGSFLSLFHILFLFLFLSSDMHLDI; encoded by the exons ATGAAATTCAAGAAAGGGGAAAAGGTGGAGGTTTTGAACCACAAAGAGATTCCAGTTTCATGGCATGTTGCTGAGATTTTATCTGGCTTTGGATATGCGTATCTTGTGAAGTATGATTCTTGTCCGGGTATGTCAAGTGAGCACAAAGTGGAGACAGTTTCAAAGGCTTGTGTTAGACCATGCCAGCCTTTGATGCAAGGTGTAGAGGATCACGTAGCTGGAGACGTTGTCGAGATATTTCACGAATATGCCTGgaaggctgctgctatcttgaaTGTAGTGCAAGGAAAAAGAGAAACTAAATGTAGGAAGATTTCCATCCGAGCAACTGCAGTCCAGAAACGGTATAAAGTAAGGCTGCTTGGATGCTCCATCGAATCTATTGTTGATGGATCAAACATTAGGATGAAGCAGACATGGCAAGATGGCAAGTGGATTATTTGTGAAAAG AGTTCTCAAGGAGTTGGGGATATTACAGCTAGCAAGCCATCAACTTCGATTTTTCATAAGAATGTGAACTTCAAGATCACTCTACCTAAGGCAAGGGCTTCTCAGAAGAATTGCTTCAATGATTTGGATGAAACTCGATTTATGGAATTCCATCATGATTCAAGGTTCCTAAATAGGTTGTCCCCTTGTGGATCTACTACCAATGAATTGCACTACGGGCCTTCCCATAAGTTACAAGCAATTGAGAAAGACGGGAGGAAACAAAGACTGGATGCTGCTGCTGCTCCAGATCGAAAGGCAGGTTCTGTTTCTTACCCAAGAAAGATTTTGGGTGAAAAAAACATCCATGCTTCCCTCAAAATTATACCGAGTGCATCCAATCAAAAGGCGAGGGTGGACATAAATGACGTTCCTGGAATCCGACAAATGCGATTGAATAGTTCAAACAGTGACAATGCCTGCTCTGTTGGTAGTTGTAGTGGTGGTACTGATCGGAGTCCAAACAACATTGATATTCCTTCTATACACCTTGTATCTCGAGAAACAGACGCTGTTGATAGTGATGCTGACTCTGGTCATGCTTCAGAATTTGAGAGGATATGTAATTCTCTTCCTCCCCGAGAGGAAGTAGGAACCAGTATACGTAGATTAGAGTTGCAAGCTTATCGGAGAACTCTGGAAGCTTTGTATGCTTCTGGTCCCTTAAGTTGGGAACAGGAAACAATGTTGACAAATCTCCGGATCATGCTCCATATTTCAAATGACGAACATTTGAAGGAGCTGAAGCACCTAATATCTGCTAACACTACT GGCCAAGTTGGAGGCATCATGCTTGATTTGCTTCCATGGCTTAAAGCTGATACGATGGTTTGCAAGACGATGCAATCGTCGTCTACTTTCAAACTGTTGTTCCTCTGGCGCTGGTGCCCAATCCCAGCAGTCAGTCTACATTATTGTTTTATCATAATTCATAACTGTATTTACTCTGCTGAGGATTACTACTTTTTTGGCAGAATCCGAGGTACAAGGTTCACTTTCATGTTCCATGTTGAATTTGGTAGCTTCTTGTCTTTGTTTCATatacttttccttttccttttcctatcATCAGATATGCATTTGGATATCTGA
- the LOC121783409 gene encoding uncharacterized protein LOC121783409 isoform X2, with protein sequence MKFKKGEKVEVLNHKEIPVSWHVAEILSGFGYAYLVKYDSCPGMSSEHKVETVSKACVRPCQPLMQGVEDHVAGDVVEIFHEYAWKAAAILNVVQGKRETKCRKISIRATAVQKRYKVRLLGCSIESIVDGSNIRMKQTWQDGKWIICEKSSQGVGDITASKPSTSIFHKNVNFKITLPKARASQKNCFNDLDETRFMEFHHDSRFLNRLSPCGSTTNELHYGPSHKLQAIEKDGRKQRLDAAAAPDRKAGSVSYPRKILGEKNIHASLKIIPSASNQKARVDINDVPGIRQMRLNSSNSDNACSVGSCSGGTDRSPNNIDIPSIHLVSRETDAVDSDADSGHASEFERICNSLPPREEVGTSIRRLELQAYRRTLEALYASGPLSWEQETMLTNLRIMLHISNDEHLKELKHLISANTTIDLMNQSCSVCLLKLRI encoded by the exons ATGAAATTCAAGAAAGGGGAAAAGGTGGAGGTTTTGAACCACAAAGAGATTCCAGTTTCATGGCATGTTGCTGAGATTTTATCTGGCTTTGGATATGCGTATCTTGTGAAGTATGATTCTTGTCCGGGTATGTCAAGTGAGCACAAAGTGGAGACAGTTTCAAAGGCTTGTGTTAGACCATGCCAGCCTTTGATGCAAGGTGTAGAGGATCACGTAGCTGGAGACGTTGTCGAGATATTTCACGAATATGCCTGgaaggctgctgctatcttgaaTGTAGTGCAAGGAAAAAGAGAAACTAAATGTAGGAAGATTTCCATCCGAGCAACTGCAGTCCAGAAACGGTATAAAGTAAGGCTGCTTGGATGCTCCATCGAATCTATTGTTGATGGATCAAACATTAGGATGAAGCAGACATGGCAAGATGGCAAGTGGATTATTTGTGAAAAG AGTTCTCAAGGAGTTGGGGATATTACAGCTAGCAAGCCATCAACTTCGATTTTTCATAAGAATGTGAACTTCAAGATCACTCTACCTAAGGCAAGGGCTTCTCAGAAGAATTGCTTCAATGATTTGGATGAAACTCGATTTATGGAATTCCATCATGATTCAAGGTTCCTAAATAGGTTGTCCCCTTGTGGATCTACTACCAATGAATTGCACTACGGGCCTTCCCATAAGTTACAAGCAATTGAGAAAGACGGGAGGAAACAAAGACTGGATGCTGCTGCTGCTCCAGATCGAAAGGCAGGTTCTGTTTCTTACCCAAGAAAGATTTTGGGTGAAAAAAACATCCATGCTTCCCTCAAAATTATACCGAGTGCATCCAATCAAAAGGCGAGGGTGGACATAAATGACGTTCCTGGAATCCGACAAATGCGATTGAATAGTTCAAACAGTGACAATGCCTGCTCTGTTGGTAGTTGTAGTGGTGGTACTGATCGGAGTCCAAACAACATTGATATTCCTTCTATACACCTTGTATCTCGAGAAACAGACGCTGTTGATAGTGATGCTGACTCTGGTCATGCTTCAGAATTTGAGAGGATATGTAATTCTCTTCCTCCCCGAGAGGAAGTAGGAACCAGTATACGTAGATTAGAGTTGCAAGCTTATCGGAGAACTCTGGAAGCTTTGTATGCTTCTGGTCCCTTAAGTTGGGAACAGGAAACAATGTTGACAAATCTCCGGATCATGCTCCATATTTCAAATGACGAACATTTGAAGGAGCTGAAGCACCTAATATCTGCTAACACTACT ATAGATCTGATGAACCAATCTTGTTCAGTTTGTCTACTGAAATTGAGGATATGA
- the LOC121783453 gene encoding GTP-binding nuclear protein Ran1B, translating to MALPNQQTVDYPSFKLVIVGDGGTGKTTFVKRHLTGEFEKKYEPTIGVEVHPLDFFTNCGKIRFYCWDTAGQEKFGGLRDGYYIHGQCAIIMFDVTARLTYKNVPTWHRDLCRVCENIPIVLCGNKVDVKNRQVKAKQVTFHRKKNLQYYEISAKSNYNFEKPFLYLARKLAGDPNLHFVESPALAPPEVQIDLAAQKQHEAELDAAANQPLPDDDDDAFD from the exons ATG GCGTTGCCGAATCAGCAGACTGTGGATTACCCAAGCTTCAAGCTTGTAATTGTCGGCGATGGTGGTACAG GGAAAACAACATTTGTGAAGAGGCATCTGACTGGTGAATTTGAGAAGAAATATGAGC CTACAATTGGTGTGGAAGTTCATCCTCTTGATTTTTTTACTAACTGCGGAAAGATCAGATTTTATTGCTGGGACACTGCTGGTCAGGAGAAGTTTGGTGGTCTTAGGGATGGATACTA CATCCACGGACAGTGTGCCATTATCATGTTTGATGTAACTGCTCGGTTAACCTACAAGAATGTCCCAACATGGCATCGTGATCTTTGCCG TGTCTGTGAGAACATCCCAATCGTGCTTTGCGGAAACAAGGTTGATGTCAAGAACAGGCAAGTGAAGGCCAAGCAAGTTACCTTCCACAGGAAGAAGAACTTGCAGTACTATGAAATATCTGCCAAGAGCAATTACAACTTTGAGAAGCCCTTCCTTTATCTGGCTAGGAAGCTTGCTGG TGATCCTAACTTGCACTTTGTTGAGTCACCTGCTCTTGCCCCACCAGAAGTCCAGATCGACTTGGCTGCACAGAAACA GCATGAGGCTGAGCTTGATGCTGCAGCCAACCAGCCCCTtcctgatgatgatgatgatgcatTTGATTAA
- the LOC121783522 gene encoding uncharacterized protein LOC121783522, whose amino-acid sequence MGSPALSVLLFLAAAACHHAYAFRDGLLDNGNFEMAPSASSLNGSMVLKPHAIPKWQISGFVEYIKAGQKQGDMLLVVPEGYAAVRLGNEASIKQAINVTKGMYYSLTFSAARTCAQEERVNVSVAPDFGVLPIQTLYSSNGWDSYAWAFKTSYTVAEILIHNPGVEEDPACGPLIDSIAIRALYPPRPTNKNLLKNGDFEEGAYIFPNTSWGVLIPPNIEDKNSPLPAWMVESLKAVKYIDSSHFSVPQGQRAIELVGGKESAIAQVARTTVGKTYQLTFAVGDASNACEGSMIVEAFAGRDTLKVPYESKGKGGYKRAVLGFVATTARTRIMFLSTYYHMRTDDYASLCGPVVDDVKLLSIRKPRRLA is encoded by the exons ATGGGGAGCCCTGCTCTATCTGTGCTGTTGTTCTTAGCTGCTGCTGCTTGCCACCATGCTTATGCCTTCAGAGATG GGTTGTTGGACAATGGCAACTTTGAAATGGCCCCATCTGCCTCTAGCCTCAATGGCTCCATGGTGCTCAAGCCCCATGCAATACCAAAATGGCAGATCTCCGGCTTCGTTGAGTACATCAAGGCGGGGCAGAAGCAGGGCGACATGCTGCTGGTGGTGCCGGAGGGGTATGCTGCAGTGAGGCTGGGGAACGAGGCCTCCATCAAGCAAGCGATCAATGTCACAAAGGGGATGTACTATTCGCTAACGTTTAGCGCTGCCCGGACCTGTGCTCAGGAGGAGAGGGTGAACGTGTCTGTGGCGCCCGACTTTGGTGTCCTGCCAATCCAGACATTGTACAGCAGCAATGGCTGGGACTCGTATGCGTGGGCATTCAAGACAAGTTACACTGTGGCTGAGATCCTCATCCACAACCCGGGCGTTGAGGAAGACCCGGCTTGTGGACCTCTCATTGATTCAATAGCTATTCGGGCTTTATACCCTCCGAGGCCAACTAACA AGAACCTGCTTAAAAATGGTGACTTTGAAGAAGGTGCCTACATATTCCCCAACACAAGCTGGGGAGTCCTAATCCCACCAAACATAGAGGACAAAAACTCCCCCCTCCCGGCCTGGATGGTCGAGTCCCTCAAGGCCGTGAAGTACATAGACTCGTCTCACTTCTCCGTCCCACAAGGCCAGAGGGCTATAGAGCTCGTGGGGGGCAAAGAGAGCGCCATCGCGCAAGTGGCCAGGACCACCGTTGGCAAGACCTACCAGCTGACCTTCGCGGTTGGGGATGCTAGCAACGCCTGCGAGGGATCCATGATTGTTGAGGCGTTCGCTGGGAGGGACACGCTCAAGGTCCCCTACGAGTCCAAGGGGAAGGGCGGATACAAGCGCGCTGTGCTGGGGTTCGTTGCAACCACTGCTCGCACACGGATCATGTTCCTCAGCACCTACTACCACATGAGGACCGACGACTACGCCTCCCTCTGCGGCCCTGTGGTGGACGACGTGAAGCTGCTCAGCATCCGCAAGCCAAGGCGGCTCGCCTGA
- the LOC121783711 gene encoding cytochrome b-c1 complex subunit 7-like produces MASALSKWLVDPKRNPLAAMHMKAVSTRLRRFGLRYDDLFDPMYELDVKEALDRLPREIVDARNQRLKRAMDLSMKHEYLPEDLQAMQTPFRSYLQDMLALVKREQAEREALGALPLYQRTLP; encoded by the exons ATGGCGTCGGCTCTATCCAAATGGCTGGTCGATCCGAAAAGAAACCCGCTCGCCGCGATGCACATGAAAGCGGTGTCCACTCGCCTTCGGAGATTCG GTCTTCGGTATGACGATTTATTCGACCCGATGTACGAGCTGGATGTGAAGGAGGCGCTGGATCGTCTCCCAAGAGAGATCGTGGATGCCAGGAACCAGCGGCTGAAGCGCGCAATGGACCTTTCTATGAAGCACGAGTACCTTCCTGAAGATCTACAG GCTATGCAGACACCATTTCGGAGCTACCTACAGGATATGCTCGCTCTT GTCAAGAGAGAGCAAGCTGAACGCGAAGCACTCGGAGCTTTACCCCTTTACCAGCGCACCCTCCCCTGA